The following are encoded in a window of Pseudomonas graminis genomic DNA:
- a CDS encoding sensor histidine kinase: MKCDPPLYRAAPPSLAVKPRLIRHLFVPPLIILLMIALGYVTYLYSEKNAIKALGENGQRQLELHARTVESEINKYNYLPSVLELESNVSDLLNNPSAELRSKVNDYLEGLNRRSRSRAIYVLDTTGRVLATSNWRDADSYLGEDLSFRAYYQDAIRGLPGRFYGIGSTTGEPGYYLAHGLEEKGKIIGVAVIKVRLEALEERWQRARLEAFVSDENGIIILSSDPARRLKSVRPLTAEIKERLARSLQYYWWPLNELVPLERESIADGVEKLTFPANTSVDHEHTVVSYLAQTRELADTPWHLTLLTPLEDLRREAANQGMLVAVACALVAFLLIAWNERRKVISTRLAAREALEQANNELERRITDRTADLRASNERLKGQIRERRQAEETLRQAQDELIQAGKLAAIGQMSTSIAHELNQPLAALRTLSGNTVRFLERGALDTASANLRTINDLVDRMGRITASLRAFARRGEDKGQASLSKAVDASLQLLAARLDNASLELHQQIDDVELAIDQTRLEQILVNLIGNALDAMQAQPLPILWLEGDVFEGRYRLRVRDNGHGIDAEARKHLFEPFFTTKPGEQGLGLGLTLSASLAAAAGGTLNAEDPAEGGTMFVLVLPLVDRGAAGV; the protein is encoded by the coding sequence CCCCCTCTCTACCGCGCCGCGCCGCCATCACTCGCCGTGAAACCCCGACTGATTCGCCATCTGTTCGTGCCGCCGCTGATCATCCTGCTGATGATTGCGCTGGGTTACGTCACCTATTTGTACAGCGAGAAAAACGCCATCAAGGCGCTGGGTGAGAACGGTCAGCGTCAGCTGGAGCTTCACGCGCGCACCGTCGAGAGCGAGATCAACAAATACAACTACCTGCCCAGCGTGCTGGAGCTGGAATCCAATGTTTCCGACCTGCTCAACAACCCGTCTGCGGAGTTGCGTTCCAAGGTCAACGATTACCTCGAGGGCCTGAACCGGCGCAGCCGCAGTCGGGCCATCTATGTGCTGGACACCACCGGCCGGGTGCTGGCGACTAGCAACTGGCGCGACGCCGACAGTTACCTCGGTGAAGACCTGTCCTTCCGAGCTTATTATCAGGACGCGATTCGCGGTCTGCCGGGGCGTTTTTACGGCATCGGCAGCACCACCGGCGAACCGGGTTACTACCTGGCCCACGGGCTGGAAGAGAAAGGCAAGATCATCGGCGTCGCGGTGATCAAGGTCCGCCTGGAAGCACTGGAAGAACGCTGGCAGCGCGCGCGCCTTGAGGCGTTTGTCAGCGACGAGAACGGCATCATTATCCTTTCCAGCGACCCGGCGCGACGGCTGAAATCAGTCCGCCCGCTGACCGCCGAGATCAAAGAGCGGCTGGCGCGCAGCCTGCAATATTACTGGTGGCCGCTCAACGAGTTGGTGCCGCTGGAACGTGAATCGATCGCCGATGGGGTCGAGAAGCTGACCTTTCCCGCCAACACCAGCGTCGACCATGAGCACACGGTGGTGAGTTATCTGGCGCAGACCCGCGAACTGGCTGACACGCCGTGGCACCTGACCCTGCTGACGCCGCTGGAAGACCTTCGCCGGGAAGCCGCCAATCAAGGAATGCTCGTCGCCGTCGCCTGCGCGCTGGTGGCGTTTCTGCTGATTGCCTGGAACGAGCGGCGCAAGGTGATTTCCACCCGCCTCGCCGCCCGTGAAGCGCTGGAGCAGGCGAACAACGAACTGGAACGGCGCATCACCGACCGCACCGCCGACCTGCGCGCCAGCAACGAACGCCTGAAGGGGCAGATTCGCGAACGCCGCCAGGCCGAAGAAACCCTCCGCCAGGCGCAGGATGAACTGATCCAGGCCGGCAAGCTCGCCGCCATCGGCCAGATGTCCACGAGCATCGCCCACGAGCTGAACCAGCCACTGGCTGCGCTGCGCACCTTGTCGGGCAACACCGTTCGGTTTCTCGAACGGGGTGCGCTGGACACGGCGAGTGCGAACCTGCGCACCATCAATGATCTGGTGGATCGCATGGGCCGCATCACCGCCAGCCTGCGCGCCTTCGCCCGACGTGGGGAAGACAAGGGCCAAGCGTCGCTGAGTAAAGCGGTCGACGCTTCGCTTCAATTGCTCGCGGCGCGCCTGGACAATGCGTCACTGGAGCTGCACCAGCAGATCGACGATGTCGAACTGGCGATTGACCAGACCCGGCTTGAGCAGATTCTGGTCAACCTTATCGGCAACGCGCTGGACGCCATGCAGGCGCAGCCGCTGCCGATCCTGTGGCTGGAAGGCGACGTGTTCGAGGGCCGCTATCGGTTGCGCGTGCGGGACAACGGCCACGGCATCGACGCCGAAGCGCGCAAGCATTTATTCGAGCCCTTCTTTACCACCAAGCCCGGCGAACAGGGACTGGGGTTGGGCCTGACGCTGTCCGCCAGCCTCGCCGCGGCGGCAGGCGGCACGCTCAATGCCGAGGACCCGGCCGAGGGGGGCACGATGTTCGTGCTGGTCTTGCCTCTGGTTGATCGCGGGGCAGCGGGTGTATGA
- a CDS encoding sigma-54-dependent transcriptional regulator, with protein sequence MLGCQQALALEDIHSQGVGSAEEALGLVSENFAGIVISDIRLPGMDGLELLKRLKERDRTLPVVLITGHGDVSMAVGAMRDGAYDFMEKPFSPERLVEVARRALEQRGLAREVWSLRRQLAERDSLEGKIIGRSQAMQTLRALIANVADTSANVLIEGETGTGKELVARCLHDFSRRHDHQFVALNCGGLPESLFESEIFGHEANAFTGAGKRRIGKIEHAHEGTLFLDEVESMPINLQIKLLRVLQERTLERLGSNQSVAVDCRVIAATKSELNALSKAGQFRSDLYYRLNVVTLELPPLRERREDILQLFEHFLQQSSLRFDREAPQLDAQTRSALLAHDWPGNVRELRNVAERYALGLPAFKTAGAEVATQRLDFAEAVEAFEKNLLGEALQRSGGNLSQASQELGMAKTTLFDKVKKYGLG encoded by the coding sequence CTGCTCGGCTGCCAACAGGCGTTGGCGCTGGAAGACATACACAGCCAGGGTGTGGGCAGTGCGGAAGAAGCGCTGGGGTTGGTCAGTGAAAACTTCGCCGGCATCGTCATCAGTGACATTCGCCTGCCGGGCATGGATGGGCTTGAGCTGCTCAAGCGCCTGAAAGAACGCGATCGAACCCTGCCCGTGGTGCTGATCACCGGTCACGGCGACGTGTCGATGGCGGTCGGCGCGATGCGCGATGGCGCCTACGATTTCATGGAAAAACCCTTCTCTCCCGAGCGTCTGGTCGAGGTTGCGCGCCGCGCGCTGGAGCAACGTGGGCTGGCCAGGGAAGTCTGGTCGCTGCGTCGGCAACTGGCCGAGCGCGACTCCCTCGAGGGCAAAATCATTGGTCGCTCCCAAGCGATGCAAACCCTGCGAGCACTGATCGCCAACGTCGCGGACACCTCGGCCAACGTGTTGATCGAAGGTGAAACCGGCACCGGCAAGGAACTCGTCGCCCGCTGCCTGCATGACTTCAGCCGCCGCCACGACCATCAGTTCGTCGCACTGAACTGCGGCGGCCTGCCGGAAAGCCTGTTCGAGAGCGAAATCTTCGGCCACGAGGCCAACGCCTTCACCGGCGCCGGCAAACGTCGCATTGGCAAGATCGAACACGCGCATGAAGGCACGCTGTTTCTCGACGAAGTGGAAAGCATGCCGATCAACCTGCAGATCAAACTGCTGCGGGTATTGCAGGAGCGCACGCTGGAGCGACTGGGTTCAAACCAGAGTGTGGCGGTGGACTGCCGGGTGATCGCGGCGACCAAGTCGGAGCTCAATGCGCTGAGTAAAGCGGGCCAGTTTCGCAGCGACCTGTATTACCGGCTCAACGTGGTGACCCTCGAACTGCCGCCCTTGCGAGAGCGCCGCGAAGACATCCTGCAGTTGTTCGAACATTTTCTGCAGCAGTCGTCGCTGCGCTTTGACCGTGAAGCGCCACAGCTGGATGCGCAGACGCGCTCGGCGTTGCTGGCCCACGACTGGCCGGGCAATGTGCGCGAGCTGCGCAATGTCGCCGAGCGTTATGCGTTAGGCCTCCCGGCGTTCAAAACGGCCGGTGCGGAAGTCGCCACTCAGCGCCTGGATTTCGCCGAAGCCGTGGAGGCGTTCGAGAAGAACCTGCTGGGCGAGGCGTTGCAGCGCAGCGGCGGCAATCTGAGTCAGGCCAGCCAGGAATTGGGCATGGCCAAGACCACGTTGTTCGACAAGGTGAAGAAATACGGGTTGGGGTGA
- a CDS encoding PfkB family carbohydrate kinase: MPARLLYTGQVVVDLVMALDALPRSGGDVLARSAAFETGGGFNVMAAARRNGLPTVYLGRHGAGRFGDLARQAMATEGIDIATAASTGQDTGLSVALIEPSAERSFISYVGAEGGLSADDLGSVNVQPEDYVFVSGYSMLHEGKVSTLLDWLAQLPAGAGVVFDPGPLIDSPEASDMQAVLPLITLWTSNAEEALRFTGCEAIDGALERLAHWLRDDALLVVRDGPNGCWIRQGHETRHVRGFPVRAIDTNGAGDAHAGVLLAGLASGLSAAQAALRANAAAAIAVTRWGPATAPTAAEVDALVAGV, translated from the coding sequence ATGCCCGCTAGATTGCTCTACACCGGCCAAGTCGTAGTCGATCTGGTCATGGCGCTGGACGCCTTGCCCCGTTCCGGCGGCGATGTGCTCGCCCGTTCGGCGGCTTTCGAAACTGGCGGGGGGTTCAACGTGATGGCCGCCGCGCGCCGCAACGGTCTGCCAACGGTGTATCTCGGTCGCCACGGCGCGGGGCGTTTCGGCGATCTGGCGCGGCAGGCCATGGCGACAGAGGGCATCGACATCGCGACTGCGGCTTCGACGGGCCAGGACACCGGCCTGTCGGTGGCGCTCATAGAGCCCTCAGCCGAGCGCTCGTTCATTTCCTACGTCGGTGCCGAGGGCGGTTTGTCGGCTGACGATCTGGGTAGCGTCAATGTGCAGCCTGAGGATTACGTGTTCGTCAGCGGCTACAGCATGCTGCACGAAGGCAAGGTGTCGACGCTGCTGGACTGGCTCGCGCAGTTGCCGGCAGGGGCGGGCGTGGTGTTTGATCCGGGGCCGCTGATCGACTCACCGGAGGCGTCCGACATGCAGGCGGTGTTGCCATTGATCACGCTGTGGACGAGCAATGCGGAAGAGGCGCTGCGCTTCACCGGGTGCGAGGCGATCGATGGGGCCCTTGAGAGGCTGGCGCACTGGCTGCGCGACGACGCGTTATTGGTGGTGCGTGATGGACCGAACGGCTGCTGGATTCGTCAGGGTCACGAGACCCGACACGTGCGCGGCTTCCCGGTCAGGGCCATCGACACCAACGGCGCCGGCGATGCCCATGCAGGCGTGTTGCTGGCCGGGCTGGCGTCAGGGTTGTCAGCTGCTCAAGCGGCATTGCGCGCCAATGCGGCCGCAGCCATCGCCGTTACCCGCTGGGGCCCGGCAACTGCGCCGACGGCGGCAGAGGTGGATGCATTGGTTGCCGGTGTCTGA